A region of uncultured Desulfobacter sp. DNA encodes the following proteins:
- a CDS encoding TIGR03960 family B12-binding radical SAM protein: MHEQNYQYILNRVQTPTRYSGNEINTVKKDLSRVNLTFALAFPDLYEIGTSHFGLQILYSILNSREDIAAERFFTPAPDMEALMREKKVPCLSMETRTPLGQFDIIGVSLLYELNFTNILTLFDLSGIPFYADRRDTGFPLIIAGGPCAFNPEPLADFFDAFVIGDGEQVITQVADAVIAFKRDGDGSKKSLLRILSGIEGVYVPCFFTASRDGDGHQILSPCYGDYAHIKRAILPELTLADFPVSPIVPFGKPVHDRLRLEIARGCSRGCRFCQAGMIYRPVRERSLNDLLEITKASLAATGYSDISLLSLSTGDYSQLSTLMEELLMLSQNQCNAISLPSIRAEKLTPQLMELIKSVRKTGFTIAPEAGTQRLRDIINKNLTEESIAKTVENALSLGWKNIKLYFMTGLPFEQMDDVQGIADLSRRLASTYTKGRQMINVSVTCFIPKAHTPFQRHAQMTLEETREKLQYLKDNLRHPKVNLKWQDPKMSLLEGVWARGDRALSSLLVKAFELGCRLDGWSDHFNFSLWEQAFETTGIDPAFYTSRIRDPYEPLPWDHIDSGISKAFLDSECKKAENMDLTLDCRENSCTGCGICNFKTIAPVLQKGGAEKEAFPDKSPDKKMNGSPNHLPDDAFIKYELKFSKLEDARFFGHLEMATIFERAVKRTGFAVKYSSGFNPTMRISFVAALPLGMESEQETLYIYFGKGSKPEKIMSALNSQLPRGIEITDCTLFRRSPQNHFPQDAYQISFPTPCLSHSELDRFLALPEFMVEDISKKGKIRKTDLRKALSSVRLISPVCLEMTLTSYNERIVRPAEVLSRGFGVDDAVVMDARIKKLKS; the protein is encoded by the coding sequence ATGCACGAACAAAATTATCAATACATCCTTAACCGGGTCCAGACCCCGACCCGGTATTCCGGCAATGAAATCAACACAGTGAAAAAAGACCTGTCCCGGGTTAATCTGACCTTTGCCCTGGCCTTTCCGGACCTGTATGAAATAGGGACATCCCACTTTGGGCTTCAAATTCTTTATTCCATTTTAAACAGCCGGGAAGATATTGCCGCAGAACGGTTCTTTACCCCGGCCCCGGACATGGAAGCCCTGATGCGGGAAAAAAAGGTGCCCTGTCTCTCCATGGAGACCCGGACGCCCCTGGGGCAATTTGACATCATCGGTGTGAGCCTTTTGTATGAACTCAATTTCACCAACATTCTGACTCTGTTTGATTTGTCCGGTATCCCCTTTTACGCGGACCGGCGGGATACGGGTTTCCCCTTGATCATTGCCGGAGGTCCCTGCGCCTTTAACCCTGAACCCCTGGCTGATTTTTTCGATGCCTTTGTCATCGGTGACGGAGAACAGGTCATCACGCAGGTGGCAGATGCTGTTATTGCTTTTAAGCGGGATGGCGACGGCAGTAAAAAAAGTTTGCTCAGGATACTTTCCGGAATAGAAGGTGTGTATGTACCCTGCTTTTTCACCGCATCCCGGGATGGTGATGGCCACCAGATTCTGAGCCCATGTTATGGGGATTACGCCCACATTAAACGTGCCATCTTGCCGGAACTGACCCTGGCCGATTTTCCCGTTTCACCCATTGTTCCCTTTGGAAAACCGGTGCATGACCGCCTGCGCCTGGAAATTGCCCGGGGGTGCTCCCGGGGATGCCGGTTCTGCCAGGCCGGAATGATTTACAGGCCTGTGCGGGAACGAAGTCTGAATGATCTTCTTGAGATCACAAAAGCGTCTCTGGCAGCCACGGGGTACTCGGATATCTCGCTTTTGTCGTTGAGTACCGGAGATTACTCCCAGTTGTCCACATTGATGGAAGAGCTTCTGATGCTCAGTCAGAACCAGTGCAATGCCATCAGCCTGCCGTCCATCCGTGCCGAAAAACTGACACCCCAGCTCATGGAGCTGATCAAAAGTGTTCGTAAAACCGGTTTTACCATTGCACCCGAGGCCGGAACCCAGCGTCTCCGGGACATAATCAATAAAAATCTTACCGAGGAAAGCATTGCAAAGACCGTTGAAAATGCTTTGTCTTTGGGCTGGAAGAACATTAAGCTGTACTTCATGACAGGCCTTCCATTTGAGCAGATGGATGACGTCCAGGGTATTGCCGATCTTTCCCGGCGACTGGCCTCCACCTACACCAAAGGAAGGCAGATGATCAACGTATCGGTGACCTGCTTTATCCCCAAAGCCCATACCCCGTTCCAGCGTCATGCCCAAATGACCCTGGAAGAGACCCGTGAAAAGCTGCAGTACCTGAAAGACAATCTGCGGCACCCCAAGGTCAATTTAAAATGGCAGGACCCGAAAATGAGTCTTTTAGAAGGGGTCTGGGCCAGGGGCGATCGGGCCCTGTCGTCTTTGCTTGTCAAGGCATTTGAGCTGGGATGCCGCCTGGACGGATGGAGTGACCATTTCAATTTCAGCCTGTGGGAGCAGGCCTTTGAAACCACGGGCATTGATCCGGCGTTTTATACCTCCCGCATAAGAGATCCCTATGAGCCGCTTCCCTGGGATCACATAGATTCCGGAATCAGCAAGGCGTTTTTGGACAGCGAATGTAAAAAAGCCGAAAATATGGACCTTACCCTGGACTGCAGGGAAAATTCCTGCACCGGGTGCGGCATTTGTAATTTTAAAACCATTGCGCCTGTACTTCAAAAAGGTGGTGCCGAAAAAGAAGCTTTTCCGGATAAAAGTCCGGATAAAAAGATGAATGGATCGCCGAACCACCTGCCGGACGATGCGTTTATCAAATATGAATTAAAATTTTCCAAGCTGGAAGACGCCAGGTTTTTCGGCCACCTGGAGATGGCCACCATCTTCGAGCGCGCTGTCAAGCGTACAGGTTTTGCTGTGAAATACTCCAGCGGGTTTAATCCCACCATGCGCATCTCCTTTGTCGCGGCCCTGCCTTTGGGAATGGAGAGCGAGCAGGAAACTCTTTATATCTATTTTGGAAAAGGATCCAAGCCCGAAAAAATCATGTCAGCTCTTAATTCCCAGTTGCCCCGGGGTATTGAGATTACAGACTGCACACTTTTCCGGAGATCACCGCAAAATCATTTCCCCCAGGACGCCTATCAGATTTCATTTCCCACGCCATGTCTCAGCCACTCCGAACTGGACCGCTTTCTGGCTCTGCCTGAATTTATGGTTGAAGATATCAGCAAAAAGGGTAAAATTCGAAAAACAGATTTGCGAAAAGCGCTTTCATCCGTCCGGCTGATCTCCCCTGTCTGCCTTGAAATGACGCTGACATCATATAATGAACGTATCGTCAGGCCTGCAGAGGTGTTGTCCAGAGGATTTGGTGTTGATGATGCGGTTGTCATGGATGCAAGAATAAAAAAACTAAAGAGTTAA
- the asnS gene encoding asparagine--tRNA ligase, with amino-acid sequence MKRTKIKAVLDMPASPGQVFVQGWVRTKRDAKDFCFIELNDGSCLANIQVIAGSDLSGYSEVEKLTTGSAAGVTGKLVESPGKGQKWEIQATAVDVISIAPENYPLQKKRHTDEFLRSIAHLRPRTNKYGAAFRIRSRMAQAIHTFYLEKGFFYLHSPLITGSDCEGAGEMFRVTGLDPSDVRKLGKMDFSRDFFGREANLTVSGQLSAEMFALSLGDVYTFSPAFRAENSNTRRHAAEFWMLEPEMAFCDLQGDMDHAEELVKYLVSHAMTHCKEDLGLFMNFVDKTLGPRLETIVHKPFARLSYTDAVEILKTCGKTFEYPVEYGIDLQSEHERFLAEEHFNTPVFLTDYPKQIKPFYMRMNDDGRTVAAMDLLVPGIGELIGGSQREERLDRLEARMDEMNLDKDAYWWYLDSRRFGTVPHAGFGMGFERFLMMITGISNIRDVIAFPRTPGSIDF; translated from the coding sequence ATGAAAAGAACCAAGATAAAGGCAGTTCTGGATATGCCCGCCTCACCGGGGCAGGTCTTTGTACAGGGATGGGTCCGGACCAAAAGGGACGCAAAGGATTTTTGTTTTATTGAACTTAATGACGGGTCCTGCCTGGCCAACATTCAGGTGATCGCCGGAAGCGATCTTTCTGGATACAGTGAGGTGGAAAAACTAACCACAGGTTCCGCGGCCGGTGTAACCGGGAAACTGGTTGAATCTCCCGGCAAGGGTCAGAAATGGGAAATCCAGGCCACGGCCGTGGATGTCATCAGCATTGCGCCGGAAAATTATCCGTTACAAAAAAAACGGCATACAGACGAATTTTTGCGCAGCATTGCCCACCTTCGGCCCCGGACCAACAAATACGGAGCCGCGTTCAGGATCAGATCCCGGATGGCCCAGGCCATTCACACCTTTTATCTGGAAAAAGGATTTTTTTATCTTCACTCCCCCTTGATCACAGGTTCCGACTGCGAAGGCGCAGGTGAGATGTTCCGGGTTACAGGACTTGATCCGTCTGATGTCCGGAAACTGGGGAAAATGGATTTTTCCAGGGACTTTTTCGGCCGGGAAGCCAATCTCACTGTATCGGGCCAGCTCTCAGCCGAAATGTTTGCCCTGTCCCTGGGCGATGTATATACCTTCAGCCCGGCCTTCAGGGCGGAAAACTCCAATACCCGGCGCCATGCCGCAGAATTCTGGATGCTGGAACCGGAAATGGCCTTCTGTGATCTTCAAGGAGATATGGACCATGCCGAAGAGCTGGTTAAGTATCTGGTCAGCCATGCCATGACGCACTGCAAAGAGGATCTGGGCCTGTTCATGAATTTTGTGGACAAAACTTTGGGCCCCAGACTGGAAACCATTGTCCATAAACCCTTTGCCCGGCTCTCCTACACGGATGCCGTGGAAATTTTAAAAACCTGCGGCAAAACATTTGAATACCCCGTTGAATACGGCATTGATCTGCAGTCCGAGCACGAGCGGTTTCTGGCTGAAGAGCATTTTAACACCCCGGTATTCCTTACAGATTATCCCAAACAGATCAAACCCTTTTACATGCGCATGAACGATGACGGCAGAACCGTGGCGGCCATGGATCTTCTGGTCCCGGGCATTGGCGAGCTCATCGGGGGAAGCCAGAGAGAAGAACGCCTGGACCGCCTGGAAGCCCGGATGGATGAGATGAACCTTGATAAGGATGCCTACTGGTGGTACCTGGATTCCCGCAGGTTCGGCACCGTACCCCACGCAGGTTTTGGCATGGGATTTGAACGTTTTTTGATGATGATCACCGGGATTTCCAACATACGGGATGTGATTGCCTTTCCACGCACCCCGGGTTCCATTGATTTTTAA
- a CDS encoding transposase translates to MKQSFGFFAVVRSGDYCHQTGASGTVYSNLPDQALGRSKGGFTTKIHVMCDALGNSLNFILTGGQAADVTQAYTLIEGIRATYALMDRAYDADKLIEQLKKQEIIPVIPPKSNRKLPGNMTSISIKNVILLSVLLAS, encoded by the coding sequence TTGAAGCAGTCCTTCGGGTTCTTCGCAGTGGTGCGCAGTGGCGATTACTGCCACCAGACAGGGGCAAGTGGAACAGTGTATAGTAATCTTCCTGATCAGGCTCTTGGGCGCTCTAAAGGCGGCTTTACAACAAAAATTCACGTGATGTGCGATGCTCTCGGAAATTCGCTCAATTTCATTCTCACAGGTGGACAGGCAGCCGATGTAACCCAAGCCTATACTCTTATTGAAGGGATACGGGCTACATATGCATTGATGGATAGAGCTTATGACGCAGATAAACTGATTGAACAGCTTAAGAAACAGGAGATTATTCCTGTTATTCCCCCCAAATCAAACCGAAAGTTACCCGGGAATATGACAAGCATATCTATAAAGAACGTAATCTTATTGAGCGTTTTATTGGCAAGCTGA